The genomic interval TAACTGATAGAAATCCTATCGAGATTTCCATCAGTAGATAAAAATTTTGTCAGTTTACTGACAAAACAATCAAATATATTGTCAATAAAACTGTTGTGACAGAGAGCACACAGTCAGGGTAAAGGAGACCTCATGTCAGTAAAAAATGGATTAGTTCAACTCGAAAACCTCACAAGTATGGAAAAATTGAGTGTTGATGAAGTCATGGGACTTATCAAAAGAGCCTCAGCTTTCAAAGCAGGAACAGCAGAATTTGATTTAGAAAAACAAACTTTTGCTTCAAATCTTTTCTTTGAAAATTCTACAAGAACGCACCATAGTTTCCATATTGCTGAGCGTAAATTAGGCTTAGATGTTCTTGAATTTGATGCGCAAGCAAGCTCAATTAGTAAAGGAGAAACTCTTTACGATACCGTCTTAACACTTGATGCACTTGGCGTTGATATCTGTGTTATACGTTCAGGAGTAGAACATTACTATGAAGAATTAGTGAATTCAGATAATATTCATTGTGCGATTGTTAACGGTGGAGATGGTTCAGGGCAACATCCAAGTCAATGTTTACTTGACTTGATGACCATTTATGAAGAATTTGGCAAATTTGAAGGTTTAAAAATCGCAATTTCCGGAGATTTAACCCATTCACGTGTCGCCAAATCTAATATGATGATGCTCCAAAAATTAGGAGCTAGACTTTACTTTACAGGCCCAGCAGCATGGTATAGTGAAGAATTTGATGATTACGGTCATTATGCCAACCTAGACCGAATTTTGCCAGAACTTGACGTTCATATGCTCTTACGCGTTCAACACGAACGTCATGATAGTGGCGAAAGCTTTTCTAAAGAAGGCTACCATAATCATTTTGGACTGACAGAAGAACGAGCAAAAATGTTGAAACCAACAGCTATTATCATGCACCCAGCTCCAGTCAATCGGGATGTTGAAATTGCTGACAGCCTTGTGGAAAACTCACAAAGTCGGATTGTTCAACAAATGAGCAATGGTGTTTATACTCGAATGGCAATTCTTGAAGCAATTCTTGCTGGAAAAAAAGCTAAATAATTCAAAGCGCTGACAACAAGAAAAAATAATTGCTAAAGCAAAATTCAAAGGAAATATTTATTATGAGCAAAAGACTTTTAATTTTAGAAGACGGAACCATTTTTGAGGGAGAATCTCTTGGTGCAAACTTGGATGTTACAGGTGAACTTGTCTTTAATACAGGAATGACAGGCTATCAAGAATCAATCACTGACCAATCATACAACGGACAAATTTTGACTTTCACTTATCCAATTGTTGGAAATTATGGCGTCAACCGAGATGATTATGAATCAATTCATCCAACCTGTAAAGCCGTAGTTGTTCATGAAGCAGCGCGCCGTCCTTCGAACTGGCGGATGCAAATGTCTTTTGATGAATTTTTAAAATCAAAAAATATTCCTGGAATTACAGGTGTGGATACTCGAGCGATTACTAAAATTGTTCGAGAACACGGCACTATGAAGGCCTCACTTGTACAAGCAAGAGATGAAGTAGAGCATCAAATGAGCCAACTTCAAGCGACAGTATTACCAACAAATCAAGTTGAAACAAGTAGTACGACGACCGCTTATCCATCACCAAATACAGGTAGAAAAGTTGTCGTTGTTGACTTTGGTTTGAAACACAGTATCTTACGTGAACTTTCAAAACGGGAATGTAATCTCACCGTTGTCCCATACAACACCAGTGCTAAAGAAATTTTGGAAATGGAACCTGATGGTGTCATGTTGACTAATGGCCCTGGTGACCCAACAGATGTACCAGAAGCAATTGAAATGATTAAAGAAATTCAAGGTAAAATTCCAATTTTCGGTATTTGCTTAGGTCATCAATTATTTAGTCTTGCAAATGGAGCAAAAACATACAAAATGAAATT from Lactococcus lactis carries:
- a CDS encoding aspartate carbamoyltransferase catalytic subunit, translated to MSVKNGLVQLENLTSMEKLSVDEVMGLIKRASAFKAGTAEFDLEKQTFASNLFFENSTRTHHSFHIAERKLGLDVLEFDAQASSISKGETLYDTVLTLDALGVDICVIRSGVEHYYEELVNSDNIHCAIVNGGDGSGQHPSQCLLDLMTIYEEFGKFEGLKIAISGDLTHSRVAKSNMMMLQKLGARLYFTGPAAWYSEEFDDYGHYANLDRILPELDVHMLLRVQHERHDSGESFSKEGYHNHFGLTEERAKMLKPTAIIMHPAPVNRDVEIADSLVENSQSRIVQQMSNGVYTRMAILEAILAGKKAK
- a CDS encoding carbamoyl phosphate synthase small subunit, coding for MSKRLLILEDGTIFEGESLGANLDVTGELVFNTGMTGYQESITDQSYNGQILTFTYPIVGNYGVNRDDYESIHPTCKAVVVHEAARRPSNWRMQMSFDEFLKSKNIPGITGVDTRAITKIVREHGTMKASLVQARDEVEHQMSQLQATVLPTNQVETSSTTTAYPSPNTGRKVVVVDFGLKHSILRELSKRECNLTVVPYNTSAKEILEMEPDGVMLTNGPGDPTDVPEAIEMIKEIQGKIPIFGICLGHQLFSLANGAKTYKMKFGHRGFNHAVREIATGRIDFTSQNHGYAVSSENLPEDLMITHVEINDDSVEGVRHKHFPAFSVQFHPDAAPGPHDASYLFDDFMDLMDNFQK